A single Pseudomonas sp. HN11 DNA region contains:
- a CDS encoding TolC family outer membrane protein yields MLRKLSLALAVSCATNGMVWAAEAPLSAKTDLVSVYQEAVDNNADLAAARAQYGAQKEVVPQARAGLLPNLTGGADINNVRTQIDTPAATANRDAHSWRATLSQPLFRADRWFQLQAAEATNEQAALQLSATEQNLILQSAENYFAVLRAQDNLASTKAEENAFKRQLDQSNERFDVGLSDKTDVLQSQASYDTARANRILAQRQVEDALEALITLTNRQYNSIQGIVHTLPVLPPLPNDAKAWVETAGRQNLNLLASNYAVTAAEETLKQRKAGHAPTLDAVAQYEKGDNDALGFSNPNAFGTPYRGDVEQRTIGLRLSIPIYSGGLTSSQVRESYSRLGQTEQQREGLRRQVVENTRNLHRAVNTDVEQVQARRQSIISNQSAVEATEIGYQVGTRNIVDVLDSQRQLYASVRNYNNSRYDYILDNLRLKQAAGTLNPGDLQDLARYLKADYNPDRDFLPPDLAKAAAEQLKARPGY; encoded by the coding sequence ATGCTGCGCAAACTTTCACTGGCTCTTGCCGTGTCTTGTGCGACCAACGGAATGGTCTGGGCAGCAGAAGCGCCCTTGTCCGCTAAAACTGACTTGGTCAGCGTCTACCAGGAAGCAGTCGACAACAACGCCGACCTGGCCGCCGCGCGCGCGCAATACGGCGCGCAAAAAGAAGTGGTGCCCCAGGCCCGCGCCGGACTGCTGCCGAACCTGACCGGTGGTGCCGATATCAATAACGTGCGCACCCAGATCGACACGCCCGCCGCCACCGCCAACCGCGATGCGCACTCTTGGCGGGCCACTTTGAGCCAGCCGCTGTTCCGCGCTGACCGCTGGTTCCAGTTGCAGGCGGCCGAGGCCACCAATGAGCAGGCCGCGCTGCAACTGTCCGCTACCGAACAAAACCTGATCCTGCAAAGCGCCGAAAACTACTTTGCCGTGCTGCGCGCCCAGGACAACCTGGCGTCGACCAAGGCCGAAGAAAACGCCTTCAAGCGCCAACTGGACCAGTCCAACGAGCGCTTCGACGTCGGCCTATCGGACAAGACCGACGTGCTGCAGTCCCAGGCCAGCTACGACACTGCCCGCGCCAACCGCATCCTGGCCCAGCGCCAGGTCGAAGACGCGTTGGAAGCACTGATCACCCTGACCAACCGTCAGTACAACTCCATACAGGGCATCGTCCACACTCTGCCGGTGTTGCCGCCGCTGCCGAACGACGCCAAGGCCTGGGTCGAAACCGCCGGCCGTCAGAACCTGAACCTGCTTGCCAGCAACTACGCCGTTACCGCCGCCGAGGAAACCCTCAAGCAGCGCAAGGCCGGGCATGCGCCGACCCTGGACGCCGTGGCGCAATACGAAAAAGGTGACAACGACGCCCTGGGCTTCAGCAACCCGAATGCCTTCGGCACGCCGTACCGTGGCGATGTGGAACAACGCACCATCGGTCTGCGCCTGAGCATCCCGATCTACAGCGGTGGGCTGACCAGCTCCCAAGTACGTGAGTCCTACTCACGACTGGGCCAGACCGAGCAGCAGCGCGAAGGCCTGCGCCGCCAGGTGGTGGAAAACACTCGCAACCTGCACCGTGCGGTGAACACCGATGTGGAGCAGGTACAGGCGCGCCGCCAGTCGATCATCTCCAACCAGAGCGCAGTGGAAGCCACGGAAATCGGTTACCAGGTGGGCACGCGCAACATCGTCGATGTGCTGGACTCACAGCGCCAGCTCTACGCGTCGGTGCGCAACTACAACAACAGCCGCTACGACTACATCCTCGACAACCTGCGCCTGAAGCAGGCGGCAGGCACCTTGAACCCAGGCGACTTGCAGGACCTGGCGCGCTACCTCAAGGCGGATTACAACCCGGACCGCGACTTCCTGCCACCGGACTTGGCCAAGGCGGCTGCCGAACAACTCAAGGCCCGCCCCGGTTATTAA
- the cytX gene encoding putative hydroxymethylpyrimidine transporter CytX has product MNTYSPDNAVPASRRVFGARDLFSLWFSLGIGLMVLQTGALLAPGLGLSGSLLAIFLGTLVGVLLLAAVGVIGSDTGLSAMAALKLSLGAKGASLPALLNLLQLIGWGSFEIIVMRDAASLLGTRAFSESSLLAAPLLWTLFFGGLATLLAVSGPLTFVRQILRKWGIWLLLAACLWLTWNLFAKADLAALWAQVGDGSMSFAVGFDIAIAMPLSWLPLIADYSRFGKRAKSVFGGTALGFFIGNFWLMSLGVAYTLAFAPSGEVNALLLALAGAGLGIPLLLILLDESENAFADIHSAAVSSGIVLRLKVEHLALAIGVICTLIACFAPLAQYQNFLLLIGSVFAPLFGVVLVDHFILRRRSAGVVASLRWPALLAWLGGIATYHLLANLYPDIGATLPALALAGLLQLILGRVFSGARAPVQA; this is encoded by the coding sequence TTGAACACCTACTCTCCCGACAACGCCGTCCCCGCCTCCCGGCGTGTCTTCGGCGCCCGCGACCTGTTCTCCCTCTGGTTCTCCCTCGGCATCGGTCTGATGGTCCTGCAAACCGGCGCGCTGCTCGCGCCGGGCCTGGGCCTGTCCGGCTCATTGCTGGCCATCTTCCTCGGCACCCTGGTCGGCGTACTGTTGCTGGCCGCCGTCGGCGTAATCGGCAGCGACACCGGCCTGTCCGCCATGGCGGCCCTTAAGCTCAGCCTGGGCGCAAAGGGTGCGAGCCTGCCGGCACTGCTCAACCTGTTGCAACTGATCGGCTGGGGCTCGTTTGAAATCATCGTGATGCGAGACGCGGCCAGCCTGTTGGGCACACGGGCGTTCAGTGAGAGCAGCCTATTGGCCGCTCCATTGCTGTGGACCCTGTTCTTCGGCGGCCTGGCGACACTGCTGGCGGTCAGTGGTCCGCTGACCTTCGTGCGCCAGATCCTGCGTAAATGGGGCATCTGGCTGCTCCTCGCCGCCTGTCTGTGGCTCACCTGGAACCTGTTCGCCAAAGCCGACCTCGCCGCGCTCTGGGCTCAGGTCGGTGACGGTTCAATGTCGTTTGCAGTGGGTTTTGATATTGCTATTGCCATGCCGCTGTCGTGGCTGCCGCTGATTGCCGACTACTCACGCTTCGGCAAACGCGCGAAAAGCGTGTTTGGCGGCACAGCCCTGGGCTTCTTTATCGGTAACTTCTGGTTGATGAGCCTGGGCGTGGCCTACACCCTGGCATTCGCGCCGAGCGGTGAGGTGAATGCGCTGTTGCTGGCGTTGGCCGGGGCTGGCCTGGGGATTCCGCTTCTATTGATTCTGTTGGACGAATCGGAAAACGCCTTCGCCGATATTCACTCGGCGGCGGTTTCCAGCGGGATAGTGTTGCGGTTGAAGGTCGAGCACCTGGCGCTGGCGATCGGCGTGATCTGCACGCTGATCGCCTGTTTCGCACCCCTGGCTCAATACCAGAATTTCCTGCTGCTGATCGGCTCGGTATTCGCGCCGCTGTTTGGGGTAGTACTGGTGGATCATTTCATCCTGCGCCGTCGTAGCGCAGGTGTTGTAGCCAGCCTGCGTTGGCCAGCGCTACTCGCCTGGTTGGGTGGCATTGCGACTTACCACTTGCTGGCCAATCTGTATCCGGATATCGGTGCGACCCTGCCGGCACTGGCGCTGGCAGGGCTGTTGCAGCTCATCCTTGGCCGGGTTTTCAGCGGCGCGCGGGCACCAGTTCAGGCTTGA
- the waaA gene encoding lipid IV(A) 3-deoxy-D-manno-octulosonic acid transferase, producing MNRTLYSCLFYLALPLVALRLWLRARKAPAYAQRVGERFSYGLPVMQPGGIWVHAVSVGESIAAAPMVRGLLTRYPTLPITVTCMTPTGSERIQALFANEPRIQHCYLPYDLPCAAKRFLDRVQPKLAVIMETELWPNHIHACAQRGIPVALANARLSARSAKGYARFAKLTAPMLSEMSLFAVQTHTEAQRFLSLGARPETVEVTGSIKFDLTIDPELPARAAALREQWGARERPVWIAASTHAGEDEVVLAAHRQLLESYPNALLILVPRHQERFAPMFELCEQQGFATVRRSSGEPVTANTSILLGDTMGELLFLYALADSAFVGGSLVATGGHNPLEPAALALPVIMGPHVFNFLEITAMMREAGALREVDDAEGLAEAVRQLFELPQGARKMAQAGLKVMQANQGALQRLLDGLGNLLNH from the coding sequence ATGAATAGAACTCTCTACAGCTGTCTGTTTTACCTGGCGCTGCCCCTGGTGGCTTTACGTCTGTGGCTGCGTGCGCGCAAGGCGCCGGCCTATGCCCAGCGCGTCGGCGAGCGTTTTTCCTATGGCTTGCCGGTGATGCAGCCGGGCGGGATCTGGGTGCATGCCGTGTCCGTGGGCGAGAGCATTGCCGCCGCGCCGATGGTGCGGGGGTTGCTGACGCGTTATCCGACGCTGCCGATCACCGTTACGTGCATGACGCCAACCGGGTCCGAGCGCATCCAGGCGTTGTTCGCCAACGAGCCGCGCATCCAGCATTGCTACTTGCCGTATGACTTGCCGTGCGCCGCCAAACGTTTCCTCGACCGCGTGCAGCCGAAACTGGCGGTGATCATGGAAACCGAGCTGTGGCCCAACCATATCCACGCCTGCGCCCAACGCGGGATCCCGGTGGCATTGGCTAATGCACGGTTGTCGGCGCGTTCGGCCAAGGGCTACGCGCGCTTTGCCAAGCTGACAGCGCCGATGCTGTCGGAAATGAGCCTGTTCGCCGTGCAGACGCACACCGAAGCCCAGCGCTTCCTGAGCCTCGGCGCTCGGCCGGAAACCGTTGAGGTCACCGGCTCGATCAAGTTCGACTTGACCATCGACCCCGAACTGCCAGCGCGGGCTGCTGCGTTGCGCGAGCAATGGGGTGCCCGCGAGCGCCCGGTGTGGATCGCCGCGAGCACCCATGCAGGTGAAGATGAAGTGGTGCTGGCGGCCCATCGCCAATTGCTCGAAAGCTATCCCAACGCGCTGCTGATTCTGGTGCCGCGCCACCAGGAACGCTTCGCGCCGATGTTCGAACTGTGCGAGCAACAGGGTTTTGCCACGGTGCGTCGTTCCAGTGGCGAACCCGTCACCGCGAACACGTCGATATTGCTTGGCGACACTATGGGCGAGTTGCTGTTTCTCTACGCGTTGGCCGACAGCGCCTTCGTGGGCGGCAGCCTGGTGGCGACCGGCGGGCACAATCCACTGGAACCCGCTGCACTGGCCTTGCCGGTAATCATGGGGCCCCACGTGTTCAACTTCCTCGAGATCACCGCGATGATGCGCGAAGCCGGGGCGTTGCGAGAGGTGGATGACGCCGAAGGATTGGCCGAAGCCGTGCGCCAATTGTTCGAACTGCCACAGGGTGCGCGCAAGATGGCACAGGCGGGACTCAAGGTGATGCAGGCCAACCAGGGCGCGTTGCAGCGTTTGCTGGATGGCTTGGGCAACCTACTGAATCACTGA
- a CDS encoding NUDIX domain-containing protein has translation MTDFAKSTPNKIEIVQRENAFKGFYQLDRLQLRHEKFDGGMSRVINREVFVRHDAVCVLPYDPQRDEVVLNEQFRVGAMGRTDNPWLIEMVAGLIDKDEQPEEVAHREAEEEAGLTFSALWPITKYFPSPGGSTEYVHLYLGRCDSAGVGGVHGLEEEAEDIRVTVWAFEDALQAVRDGKISNAASIIALQWLALNRAEVRGLWQ, from the coding sequence ATGACGGATTTTGCAAAATCGACGCCGAACAAGATCGAAATTGTTCAGCGCGAGAATGCCTTCAAGGGGTTCTATCAGCTCGACCGCCTGCAGTTGCGCCACGAAAAATTCGATGGCGGCATGAGTCGCGTGATCAACCGCGAAGTGTTTGTTCGTCATGATGCCGTGTGTGTATTGCCTTACGATCCGCAGCGCGATGAAGTGGTGTTGAACGAGCAGTTCCGCGTCGGCGCCATGGGCCGCACGGACAACCCCTGGTTGATCGAGATGGTTGCCGGCCTGATCGACAAGGATGAGCAACCGGAGGAGGTTGCACACCGCGAAGCCGAGGAGGAAGCTGGGCTGACATTCTCCGCGCTGTGGCCCATCACCAAATATTTTCCGTCGCCCGGCGGCAGTACAGAATATGTGCACTTGTACCTGGGTCGCTGCGACAGCGCCGGAGTAGGGGGCGTCCATGGATTGGAAGAAGAAGCTGAAGATATCCGCGTCACCGTATGGGCCTTCGAAGATGCCCTGCAAGCGGTGCGTGACGGCAAAATTTCCAACGCAGCCAGCATTATCGCCCTGCAATGGCTTGCGCTTAACCGCGCGGAAGTGAGGGGGTTATGGCAGTAA
- a CDS encoding YqiA/YcfP family alpha/beta fold hydrolase, with protein MPASILYIHGFNSAPASNKASQLITVMDTLGLADQLRVPALHHHPRQAIPQLEAAIAELGRPLLVGSSLGGYYATHLAERHGLKALLVNPAVSPHRMFDGYLGTQKNLYTDETWELTHDHVTALAELEVPAPQDAARYQVWLQTGDETLDYRLAQQYYRACALRIQAGGDHGYQGFAEQLPAMLSFAGIGADQYQSFDFSSL; from the coding sequence ATGCCCGCTTCGATCCTCTATATCCACGGTTTCAACAGTGCGCCGGCGTCCAACAAGGCCAGCCAACTGATCACCGTGATGGACACTCTCGGCCTGGCCGACCAGTTGCGCGTACCGGCCCTGCATCACCATCCCCGTCAGGCGATTCCTCAGTTGGAAGCGGCGATCGCTGAACTGGGGCGGCCACTGCTGGTCGGCAGCTCACTCGGCGGCTACTATGCAACCCATCTTGCCGAACGCCATGGCCTCAAGGCGCTGCTGGTGAACCCGGCGGTCAGCCCTCATCGGATGTTCGACGGTTACCTGGGCACCCAGAAGAACCTCTATACCGATGAAACCTGGGAACTGACCCACGACCACGTCACGGCGCTGGCCGAGCTGGAAGTACCGGCGCCCCAGGACGCCGCGCGGTATCAGGTGTGGTTGCAGACCGGGGATGAAACCCTGGATTATCGCCTCGCCCAGCAGTATTACCGGGCCTGTGCCTTGCGCATCCAGGCCGGCGGAGACCATGGTTACCAGGGGTTCGCCGAGCAATTGCCGGCGATGTTGAGCTTTGCCGGCATTGGCGCAGATCAGTATCAATCCTTCGATTTTTCTTCATTGTAA
- the cpdA gene encoding 3',5'-cyclic-AMP phosphodiesterase, which produces MPSVSTVSSDAPALLVQLSDSHLFAEADAALLGMNTCESLQGVIELVRAQQPRIDLVLATGDLSQDGTLESYQQFRDMTRQIDAPARWIPGNHDEPQIMAHAAVHSDLLEPVVDIGNWRVTLLDSAVSGSVPGYLQDQQLQLLAQALSEAPTRHHLVCFHHHPVPIGCAWMEPIGLRNPEALFAVLDRFPQVRAVLWGHVHQEIDRERNGVRLLASPSTCIQFAPGSDDFKVSEQAPGYRWLRLHADGRLDTGVERLQNFAFTVDYGSNGY; this is translated from the coding sequence TTGCCGAGCGTATCCACTGTGAGTTCCGACGCGCCTGCATTGCTGGTGCAACTGTCCGACAGCCATCTGTTTGCCGAGGCCGACGCTGCGCTATTGGGCATGAACACCTGTGAAAGCCTGCAAGGCGTCATCGAATTGGTGCGCGCGCAGCAGCCGCGCATTGATCTGGTGTTAGCGACAGGGGACCTGTCCCAGGACGGCACGCTGGAGTCGTACCAGCAATTTCGCGATATGACCCGGCAGATCGACGCGCCGGCACGCTGGATCCCCGGCAATCACGACGAGCCGCAAATCATGGCCCATGCCGCCGTGCACAGCGATCTCTTGGAACCGGTGGTCGATATCGGCAACTGGCGCGTGACCTTGCTGGATTCTGCTGTATCCGGCTCGGTGCCGGGCTACTTGCAAGACCAGCAACTGCAACTGCTGGCCCAGGCCCTGAGCGAAGCGCCGACCCGACACCACCTGGTGTGCTTCCATCACCATCCAGTGCCCATCGGTTGCGCGTGGATGGAGCCCATTGGTTTGCGCAATCCTGAGGCGTTGTTTGCCGTGCTCGACCGTTTCCCGCAGGTGCGGGCGGTACTCTGGGGCCACGTACACCAGGAAATCGACCGCGAGCGCAACGGCGTGCGGCTGTTGGCGTCGCCGTCTACCTGTATCCAGTTCGCTCCGGGCAGTGATGATTTCAAGGTCAGCGAGCAGGCGCCGGGGTATCGCTGGCTGCGCTTGCATGCCGACGGACGGTTGGATACAGGCGTGGAGCGGTTGCAAAATTTCGCATTTACCGTGGATTACGGCAGCAACGGCTATTAA
- a CDS encoding RsiV family protein, producing MSLLKIASVACIALTLGACQSLFQPSFKTPLEATRDATEQSKPGCGSTDCPLVNIDTVHFAKEPKLDALIEQRLLEMTQADPLPTSLATYSEQFLRTAAPRNSMYLQAKVREQHDGLVIIELSSYLDQGATHGEPGRAFINYSRQQQKALPLTDMLLPGKEDAFWKAAQVAHNSWLISTRLSLEPEFVKTYPFQKTPNVALTYGGVILKYPTTTIAPYALGHVELQIPYSRLDGILKPELVPARR from the coding sequence ATGTCGCTTTTAAAAATCGCCTCCGTGGCCTGCATTGCATTGACCCTCGGCGCTTGCCAGAGCCTGTTCCAACCGAGCTTCAAGACCCCGCTGGAAGCCACTCGCGACGCCACCGAGCAAAGCAAGCCGGGCTGCGGCAGCACCGATTGCCCATTGGTGAATATCGACACCGTGCACTTCGCCAAGGAGCCCAAGCTGGATGCCTTGATCGAACAGCGCCTGCTGGAAATGACCCAGGCCGACCCGCTGCCCACCAGCCTCGCGACGTACAGCGAGCAGTTCCTGCGCACCGCCGCGCCGCGCAACAGCATGTATTTGCAGGCCAAGGTACGGGAGCAGCATGACGGTCTGGTGATCATCGAGTTGTCCAGCTACCTGGATCAGGGCGCGACTCATGGCGAGCCGGGCCGTGCATTCATCAACTATTCGCGTCAGCAGCAAAAGGCCCTGCCCCTCACCGATATGCTGCTGCCCGGCAAGGAAGATGCGTTCTGGAAAGCAGCTCAAGTTGCTCACAACAGCTGGCTGATCAGCACCCGCCTGAGCCTGGAGCCGGAGTTTGTGAAAACCTACCCCTTCCAGAAAACCCCGAACGTGGCGCTGACCTATGGTGGCGTGATCCTCAAATACCCCACCACCACTATCGCACCGTATGCCCTGGGCCACGTCGAGTTGCAGATTCCTTACTCGCGGCTGGACGGCATCCTCAAGCCTGAACTGGTGCCCGCGCGCCGCTGA
- the thiC gene encoding phosphomethylpyrimidine synthase ThiC gives MSTEIKSTKLKNTVHLSESAKVDSGSVQPFTRSQKVYVQGTRPDIRVPMREISLDVTPTDFGGEINAPVTVYDTSGPYTDPNVIIDVRKGLADVRSPWIEVRNDTERLSGLSSHFGQQRLSDAELTALRFAHVKNPRRAKAGANVTQMHYARKGIITAEMEYVAIRENMKLEEARATGLLDQQHAGHSFGASVPKIITPEFVREEIARGRAIIPANINHTELEPMIIGRNFLVKINGNIGNSALGSSIEEEVAKLTWGIRWGSDTVMDLSTGKHIHETREWIIRNSPVPIGTVPIYQALEKVGGAAEDLTWELFRDTLIEQAEQGVDYFTIHAGVLLRYVPLTAKRVTGIVSRGGSIMAKWCLAHHKENFTYTHFDEICEIMKAYDVSFSLGDGLRPGSIADANDAAQFGELETLGELTKTAWKHDVQTMIEGPGHVPMQLIKENMDKQLECCNEAPFYTLGPLTTDIAPGYDHITSGIGAAMIGWFGCAMLCYVTPKEHLGLPNKDDVKTGIITYKIAAHAADLAKGHPGAQIRDNALSKARFEFRWEDQFNLGLDPDTARSYHDETLPKDSAKVAHFCSMCGPKFCSMKITQEVREYAANQRIETVAVDVAKGLAEQAERFKQEGSQLYKKV, from the coding sequence ATGAGCACAGAAATAAAAAGTACAAAACTGAAAAACACCGTGCACTTGAGTGAATCGGCCAAAGTCGACTCCGGCTCCGTGCAGCCCTTTACACGCTCGCAGAAAGTCTATGTGCAGGGCACTCGCCCGGACATCCGCGTGCCGATGCGCGAAATCAGCCTGGACGTGACCCCCACTGATTTCGGCGGTGAAATCAACGCGCCGGTCACCGTGTACGATACCTCCGGCCCCTACACCGACCCCAACGTGATCATCGACGTGCGCAAAGGCCTGGCCGATGTGCGCTCGCCGTGGATCGAGGTGCGCAACGACACCGAACGCCTGTCGGGCCTGAGTTCTCACTTCGGTCAGCAGCGCCTCAGCGATGCCGAACTGACCGCACTGCGCTTCGCCCACGTGAAGAACCCGCGCCGCGCCAAGGCTGGCGCCAACGTCACCCAGATGCACTACGCGCGTAAGGGCATCATCACTGCCGAGATGGAATACGTCGCCATCCGCGAAAACATGAAGCTCGAAGAAGCCCGCGCCACCGGCCTGCTTGACCAGCAACACGCCGGCCACAGCTTCGGCGCCAGCGTGCCGAAAATCATCACCCCCGAGTTCGTGCGCGAAGAAATCGCCCGCGGCCGCGCGATCATCCCGGCCAACATCAACCACACCGAACTGGAACCGATGATCATCGGCCGTAACTTCCTGGTGAAGATCAACGGCAACATTGGCAACAGCGCCCTGGGTTCGTCCATCGAAGAAGAAGTAGCCAAACTCACCTGGGGCATTCGCTGGGGCTCGGACACGGTGATGGACCTGTCCACCGGCAAGCACATCCATGAAACCCGCGAGTGGATCATCCGCAACTCGCCGGTACCGATTGGTACCGTGCCGATCTACCAGGCCCTGGAAAAAGTCGGCGGCGCCGCCGAAGACCTGACTTGGGAGCTGTTCCGCGACACGCTGATCGAACAGGCCGAGCAGGGTGTCGACTACTTCACCATCCACGCCGGTGTGCTGTTGCGCTACGTGCCGCTGACCGCCAAGCGTGTCACCGGCATTGTGTCCCGTGGCGGTTCGATCATGGCCAAGTGGTGCCTGGCGCACCACAAAGAGAACTTCACCTACACGCATTTCGACGAAATCTGCGAAATCATGAAGGCCTACGACGTCAGCTTCTCCCTCGGCGATGGCCTGCGCCCCGGCTCGATTGCCGATGCCAACGACGCCGCGCAATTCGGCGAGCTGGAAACCCTCGGCGAGCTGACCAAGACCGCCTGGAAGCACGACGTGCAAACCATGATCGAAGGTCCTGGTCACGTGCCAATGCAGCTGATCAAGGAGAACATGGACAAGCAACTGGAGTGCTGCAACGAAGCGCCGTTCTACACCCTCGGCCCGCTGACTACCGACATCGCGCCGGGCTACGACCACATCACCTCCGGCATCGGCGCGGCGATGATCGGCTGGTTTGGTTGCGCCATGCTTTGCTACGTCACGCCCAAGGAGCACTTGGGCCTGCCGAACAAGGATGACGTGAAGACCGGGATCATCACCTACAAGATCGCTGCCCATGCGGCAGACCTCGCAAAAGGCCATCCGGGCGCGCAGATCCGCGATAACGCCCTAAGCAAGGCGCGCTTCGAGTTCCGCTGGGAAGACCAGTTCAACCTCGGCCTGGACCCGGACACCGCGCGTTCGTACCACGATGAAACCCTGCCGAAAGACTCGGCCAAGGTCGCGCACTTCTGCTCGATGTGCGGGCCGAAGTTCTGCTCGATGAAAATCACCCAGGAAGTGCGTGAATACGCGGCCAACCAGCGCATTGAAACGGTGGCCGTGGATGTGGCCAAGGGCTTGGCGGAGCAGGCGGAGCGGTTCAAGCAGGAAGGCAGTCAGCTTTATAAGAAGGTTTAA
- a CDS encoding DUF1249 domain-containing protein, producing the protein MAVKTRERYRVDLIGLQAACEANYARLMRLLPDMRHAPEARRIGVTHGDQMLGVLALEVIVNCPYTTTLRVRQEHSLPWLPVPQLEVQVYHDARMAEVISAEHARRFRSIYPYPNVFMHQPDEKAQLNVFLGEWLSHCLALGHEFEVVR; encoded by the coding sequence ATGGCAGTAAAGACACGGGAACGTTATCGAGTCGACCTGATCGGCCTGCAAGCCGCCTGCGAGGCCAACTATGCGCGGCTGATGCGCCTGCTGCCCGACATGCGTCATGCCCCAGAGGCGCGGCGCATCGGCGTGACCCATGGCGACCAGATGCTCGGCGTGCTGGCCCTGGAAGTCATCGTCAACTGCCCCTATACGACCACCCTGCGCGTGCGCCAGGAGCACAGCCTGCCATGGCTGCCGGTGCCGCAGCTGGAAGTGCAGGTGTACCACGATGCGCGCATGGCCGAAGTGATCAGCGCCGAACATGCGCGGCGCTTTCGCAGCATCTATCCCTACCCCAACGTGTTCATGCACCAGCCCGATGAGAAGGCACAGCTCAATGTGTTCCTCGGTGAATGGTTGAGCCACTGTCTGGCCCTGGGCCATGAGTTCGAAGTTGTGCGGTAG